From the genome of Variovorax sp. RA8, one region includes:
- a CDS encoding acyl-CoA thioesterase — protein MNAKPTPYPRSAFRVFRSIPTRWADNDVYGHVNNVVYYGWFDTAVNALLVERGALDIHRGDIIGFVVETGCNYFAPLAFPQTVEAGLRVVHVGRSSVRYEIALFAEGAETAAAQGHFIHVYVDRATQRPVTLPPALQAVVGELLVIDRA, from the coding sequence ATGAACGCCAAACCCACCCCTTATCCCCGCAGCGCCTTTCGCGTCTTCCGAAGCATCCCGACGCGCTGGGCCGACAACGACGTGTACGGGCATGTCAACAACGTCGTCTACTACGGCTGGTTCGACACCGCGGTCAATGCGCTTCTGGTCGAGCGCGGCGCGCTCGATATCCATCGCGGGGACATCATCGGCTTCGTGGTCGAGACGGGATGCAACTACTTCGCGCCGCTCGCCTTTCCGCAGACGGTCGAAGCAGGTTTGCGCGTCGTGCATGTCGGCCGCTCCAGCGTGCGCTATGAGATCGCCCTCTTCGCCGAGGGCGCGGAGACCGCGGCGGCGCAGGGCCATTTCATTCATGTCTATGTCGACCGGGCGACGCAGCGGCCGGTGACGCTGCCGCCGGCCTTGCAGGCAGTGGTCGGCGAGCTTCTCGTCATCGACCGGGCATGA
- a CDS encoding CsbD family protein — MNKDTIEGNWKQLKGKVKEQWGKLTDDDFDVIAGKRDQLLGRIQERHGISRDEAEKQVKDWETREGRTPEALWFEKY, encoded by the coding sequence ATGAACAAAGACACCATCGAAGGCAACTGGAAGCAGCTCAAAGGCAAGGTCAAGGAGCAGTGGGGCAAGCTGACCGACGACGACTTCGATGTCATCGCTGGGAAGCGCGACCAGTTGCTCGGACGCATCCAGGAACGCCACGGCATCAGCCGGGACGAAGCCGAAAAGCAGGTCAAGGACTGGGAGACACGCGAGGGCCGCACGCCCGAGGCGCTCTGGTTCGAGAAGTATTGA
- a CDS encoding YihY/virulence factor BrkB family protein, with amino-acid sequence MIRRNVRHAVPLLRHPLRFAWEAVKAFRANQGLLLAGAVAYYALLSIVPILILSVIAMSHFVDQAELLSSVGRYLEWLLPGQSRAIVGELSNFLAHRDLMGPVLLVTMIFFSSLAFTVLESAMAVIFHHRKADHSRHFLISAVMPYVYILCLCVGLLLVTLVAGALQVIGQESVELFGRSWSLSGVSGALLYLLGLGGEIFMLTSLYLVMPVGRLRLRHALLGGVTAALLWEITRRVLVLYFATLSQVNVVYGSLTTAIVVLLSLEIAATLVLFGAQVIAQYERLERTGSAAPIPGEIAAVSAAPAESRRRVGSPRH; translated from the coding sequence ATGATTCGCCGTAACGTCCGCCACGCAGTGCCCTTGCTGCGCCATCCCCTGCGTTTCGCCTGGGAGGCAGTCAAGGCGTTCCGGGCCAACCAGGGCCTGCTGCTCGCGGGGGCGGTCGCCTACTACGCGCTGCTGTCGATCGTGCCGATCCTGATCCTCAGCGTGATCGCGATGTCGCACTTCGTCGACCAGGCGGAACTGCTGAGTTCGGTGGGCCGCTACCTCGAGTGGCTGCTTCCCGGCCAGTCACGGGCAATCGTGGGCGAGCTGTCGAACTTCCTGGCCCATCGCGATCTGATGGGGCCGGTGTTGTTGGTGACGATGATTTTTTTCAGCTCGCTCGCATTCACCGTGCTCGAAAGCGCAATGGCCGTGATCTTTCATCACCGCAAGGCCGACCATTCACGGCACTTCCTGATTTCGGCGGTGATGCCCTATGTCTACATCCTCTGCCTGTGCGTCGGCCTGCTGCTGGTCACCCTGGTGGCGGGTGCGTTGCAGGTAATCGGCCAGGAAAGCGTCGAACTGTTCGGCCGCAGCTGGTCGCTTTCGGGCGTGTCGGGGGCGCTGCTGTATCTGCTCGGGCTGGGCGGCGAGATCTTCATGCTCACCTCGCTCTACCTCGTGATGCCCGTGGGCCGGCTGCGGTTGCGGCACGCGTTGCTGGGCGGCGTGACCGCGGCGCTGCTCTGGGAGATCACGCGTCGCGTGCTGGTGCTCTACTTCGCCACGCTGTCGCAGGTCAACGTGGTGTACGGCTCGCTGACCACCGCGATCGTCGTGCTGCTGAGCCTGGAGATCGCCGCCACGCTGGTGCTCTTCGGCGCCCAGGTGATCGCGCAGTACGAGCGCCTCGAGCGCACGGGCAGCGCGGCGCCGATTCCGGGCGAGATCGCGGCGGTCAGCGCGGCGCCAGCCGAATCGCGCCGTCGAGTCGGATCACCTCGCCATTGA
- the dnaG gene encoding DNA primase, translating into MTIPSSFIQELIARADVVEIVGRYVQLKKAGANFMGLCPFHGEKSPSFSVSPTKQFYHCFGCGAHGNAIGFLMDHAGMGFVEAVNDLAGQYGLQVPEDDASPEERARAAGQRQKQATLSEVLEKAGEAYRKQLRQSKTAIDYLKGRGLSGEIARQFGIGYAPPGWRTLASVFPDYDDPLLVESGLVIAGEADENSEGKRYDRFRDRVMFPIRNVKGECIGFGGRVLGDEKPKYLNSPETPVFSKGRELYGLYEARVAFREHGYALVTEGYMDVVALAQLGFPNAVATLGTACTSDHVQKLFRFTESVVFSFDGDAAGRRAARKALDGALPYATDVRSVKFLFLPTEHDPDSFIREFGADAFARFVSEATPLSRFMVEVAREGCDLGSAEGRAHMASNARPLWSTLPEGALKRQLLTEIAEMVQLSAQELGELWLPPGAARPAGSSPRERREGRTRSREDRYEFRASAPRAPARGRTLPPGRPDVAARLLLSSMAEWEALPHELHDLLCELPGEHGQLFAWLDSQLHEHGVQPWAALREGLRGLDFEALALRVMTGPDGGPLGDPEGEHAAEAARELRNVLDFMLDDRLKAQQSEAIAAVGSDPRALERYKALESRRLELRARLHPR; encoded by the coding sequence ATGACCATCCCCTCCTCTTTCATCCAGGAACTGATCGCGCGCGCCGACGTGGTGGAGATCGTCGGGCGCTACGTCCAGCTGAAGAAGGCCGGCGCCAATTTCATGGGGCTGTGCCCCTTCCATGGCGAGAAGTCGCCCTCCTTCTCGGTCAGCCCGACCAAGCAGTTCTATCACTGCTTCGGCTGCGGGGCGCACGGCAACGCGATCGGCTTCCTCATGGATCATGCCGGCATGGGTTTTGTCGAGGCAGTGAACGACCTCGCCGGGCAATACGGCCTGCAAGTGCCCGAAGACGACGCCTCGCCGGAGGAGCGCGCGCGAGCCGCCGGGCAGCGCCAGAAGCAGGCGACGTTGTCCGAGGTGCTCGAGAAGGCGGGCGAGGCCTATCGCAAGCAGTTGCGCCAGTCGAAGACCGCCATCGATTACCTCAAGGGCCGCGGCCTCTCGGGCGAGATCGCCCGGCAGTTCGGCATCGGCTACGCGCCGCCCGGCTGGCGCACGCTGGCCAGCGTGTTTCCCGACTACGACGACCCGCTGCTGGTCGAGAGCGGCCTGGTGATCGCCGGCGAGGCCGACGAAAACAGTGAAGGCAAGCGTTATGACCGCTTCCGCGACCGGGTGATGTTCCCGATCCGCAACGTCAAGGGCGAATGTATCGGCTTCGGCGGCCGGGTGCTGGGCGACGAGAAACCCAAGTACCTCAATTCGCCTGAGACCCCGGTCTTCAGCAAGGGCCGCGAACTCTACGGCCTCTACGAAGCCCGCGTCGCCTTCCGCGAGCACGGCTATGCACTGGTGACCGAGGGCTACATGGACGTGGTGGCGCTGGCCCAGCTGGGCTTCCCGAACGCGGTCGCGACACTGGGCACGGCCTGCACCTCGGATCATGTCCAGAAGCTGTTCCGCTTCACCGAGTCGGTGGTGTTCAGTTTCGACGGCGACGCCGCCGGCAGGCGCGCGGCCCGCAAGGCGCTTGACGGCGCCCTGCCCTACGCGACCGACGTGCGCAGCGTCAAGTTCCTGTTCCTGCCGACCGAGCACGATCCCGACAGCTTCATCCGCGAATTCGGGGCCGACGCCTTCGCGCGTTTCGTGAGCGAGGCCACGCCGCTGAGCCGCTTCATGGTCGAAGTCGCGCGCGAGGGCTGCGACCTCGGCAGCGCCGAAGGACGTGCCCATATGGCCAGCAACGCCCGGCCGCTGTGGAGCACCCTGCCCGAGGGCGCGCTCAAGCGGCAGTTGCTCACCGAGATCGCCGAGATGGTCCAGTTGAGCGCCCAGGAGCTGGGCGAGCTGTGGCTGCCCCCCGGGGCGGCCCGCCCCGCCGGGTCCAGTCCGCGCGAGCGCCGCGAAGGCCGGACCCGGTCGCGGGAAGACCGCTACGAGTTCCGCGCTTCGGCCCCACGTGCCCCTGCCCGCGGCCGCACCCTGCCGCCCGGCCGGCCCGATGTGGCCGCGCGCCTGCTGCTGTCGAGCATGGCGGAATGGGAGGCCCTGCCCCACGAGCTCCATGACCTGCTGTGCGAGCTCCCCGGCGAGCACGGACAGCTCTTCGCCTGGCTGGACAGCCAGTTGCACGAACACGGAGTGCAGCCATGGGCGGCACTGCGCGAGGGCCTGCGCGGCCTTGACTTCGAGGCGCTGGCGCTGCGCGTCATGACCGGCCCCGACGGCGGGCCGCTCGGCGACCCCGAGGGCGAGCACGCAGCGGAGGCCGCGCGCGAACTGCGCAACGTGCTCGACTTCATGCTGGACGATCGCCTCAAGGCTCAACAGAGTGAGGCCATCGCCGCCGTCGGGAGCGATCCGCGGGCCCTGGAGCGCTACAAGGCCCTGGAATCGCGGCGGCTGGAGCTGCGCGCCCGCCTGCATCCTCGATAG
- the rpoD gene encoding RNA polymerase sigma factor RpoD encodes MPSSKKPAVSAANKPVAEKPLKAAALPATKTGTAASKATAATKVKTVPTKSSPTAEPKKTAAAAVAAAPATAARKVGRPPKAAGAAPAAGGAKRGRKPKAAAQAPASDVDLSDIEDELVGDEPAATEEKVKPLRMKISKAKERALMKEFGLDETVLSEEDLAKRRSRLKTLITLGKTRGYLTHGEISDHLPDKLVDAETMEVVVTMLNDMGVAVYEQTPDAETLLLNNTAPTATTVEEAEEEAEAALSTVDSEFGRTTDPVRMYMREMGTVELLTREGEIEIAKRIEGGLMAMMEAISASPATIAEILRLGQEIRDGKVVISTIVDGFSNPNEADDYVAEEDFDEFDEEDDDDGKGGSKALTKKLEELKNEALARFDRIAVLFEKVHRVYDKEGYGTPAYQKAQHALSEELMTIRFTARTIEKLCDLVRTQVDDVRKKERELRRIIVDKCGFPQEEFIRDFSGYDKNGHRVASNLLNLKWVEKQAASGKPWSAVLARNIPPVQELQQKLTDIQSRVVVPLAELKDINKRMNEGESSSRDAKKEMIEANLRLVISIAKKYTNRGLQFLDLIQEGNIGLMKAVDKFEYRRGYKFSTYATWWIRQAITRSIADQARTIRIPVHMIETINKMNRISRQHLQEFGFEPDAGILAAKMEIPEDKIRKIMKIAKEPISMETPIGDDDDSHLGDFIEDSSNTAPIEAAMQAGLRDVVKDILDSLTPREAKVLRMRFGIEMSTDHTLEEVGKQFDVTRERIRQIEAKALRKLKHPSRSDKLRSFIDTL; translated from the coding sequence ATGCCCAGTTCAAAGAAGCCTGCCGTGTCCGCCGCCAACAAACCGGTTGCAGAGAAACCGTTGAAAGCTGCGGCCCTGCCGGCAACTAAGACGGGTACCGCCGCGTCCAAGGCCACAGCCGCAACGAAAGTGAAAACCGTGCCCACCAAATCGTCCCCCACCGCTGAACCCAAGAAGACCGCCGCAGCAGCGGTTGCCGCCGCTCCCGCCACCGCCGCCCGCAAGGTCGGCCGTCCGCCCAAGGCGGCCGGTGCCGCACCCGCCGCCGGCGGCGCCAAGCGCGGCCGCAAGCCCAAGGCTGCCGCCCAGGCGCCCGCCAGCGACGTCGACCTGTCCGACATCGAAGACGAGCTGGTCGGTGACGAACCCGCGGCGACCGAAGAGAAGGTCAAGCCGCTGCGCATGAAGATCAGCAAGGCCAAGGAACGCGCCTTGATGAAGGAGTTCGGGCTCGACGAGACCGTACTGTCCGAGGAAGACCTGGCCAAGCGCCGCTCCCGCCTCAAGACCCTGATCACCCTGGGCAAGACCCGCGGCTACCTGACGCACGGCGAGATCTCCGACCACCTGCCCGACAAGCTGGTCGACGCCGAAACCATGGAAGTCGTGGTCACCATGCTCAACGACATGGGCGTGGCGGTCTACGAGCAGACGCCCGACGCCGAGACGCTGCTGCTTAACAACACGGCGCCTACCGCCACCACGGTGGAAGAAGCCGAAGAGGAGGCCGAAGCCGCCCTCTCGACGGTCGACAGCGAATTCGGCCGCACTACCGACCCCGTGCGCATGTACATGCGCGAGATGGGCACGGTCGAGCTGCTGACGCGCGAGGGCGAGATCGAGATCGCCAAGCGCATCGAAGGCGGCCTGATGGCCATGATGGAGGCCATCTCGGCCTCGCCCGCCACCATCGCCGAGATCCTGCGCCTGGGCCAGGAGATCCGCGACGGCAAGGTCGTCATCTCCACCATCGTCGACGGCTTCTCGAACCCCAACGAGGCCGATGACTACGTGGCCGAGGAAGACTTCGACGAGTTCGACGAGGAAGACGACGACGACGGCAAGGGCGGCTCCAAGGCGCTGACGAAGAAGCTCGAGGAGCTCAAGAACGAAGCGCTCGCGCGTTTCGACCGGATCGCCGTGCTGTTCGAGAAGGTCCACAGGGTCTACGACAAGGAAGGCTACGGCACGCCGGCCTACCAGAAGGCGCAGCATGCGCTGTCGGAAGAGCTGATGACCATCCGCTTCACGGCCCGCACCATCGAGAAGCTGTGCGACCTGGTGCGCACCCAGGTGGACGACGTGCGCAAGAAGGAGCGCGAGCTGCGCCGCATCATCGTGGACAAGTGCGGCTTCCCGCAGGAAGAGTTCATCCGCGACTTCAGCGGCTACGACAAGAACGGCCACCGCGTGGCGTCCAATCTGCTCAATCTCAAGTGGGTCGAGAAGCAGGCCGCGTCCGGCAAGCCCTGGAGCGCCGTGCTGGCCCGCAACATCCCGCCGGTGCAGGAACTGCAGCAGAAGCTGACCGACATCCAGTCCCGCGTGGTGGTGCCGCTGGCCGAGCTCAAGGACATCAACAAGCGCATGAACGAAGGCGAGTCATCCTCGCGTGATGCCAAGAAGGAAATGATCGAGGCCAACCTGCGCCTCGTGATTTCCATCGCCAAGAAGTACACCAACCGCGGCCTGCAGTTCCTGGACCTGATCCAGGAAGGCAACATCGGCCTGATGAAGGCGGTCGACAAGTTCGAATACCGCCGCGGCTACAAGTTCTCGACCTATGCGACATGGTGGATCCGCCAGGCGATCACGCGCTCGATCGCCGACCAGGCGCGCACCATCCGCATCCCGGTGCACATGATCGAGACCATCAACAAGATGAACCGCATCAGCCGCCAGCATCTGCAGGAGTTCGGCTTCGAGCCCGACGCGGGCATCCTGGCCGCCAAGATGGAGATCCCGGAAGACAAGATCCGCAAGATCATGAAGATCGCCAAGGAGCCGATCTCGATGGAAACCCCCATCGGGGACGACGACGATTCGCACCTGGGCGACTTCATCGAGGACAGCAGCAACACCGCGCCGATCGAGGCCGCGATGCAGGCCGGCCTGCGCGACGTGGTCAAGGACATCCTCGACAGCCTGACGCCGCGCGAGGCAAAGGTGCTGCGCATGCGCTTCGGCATCGAGATGTCCACCGACCACACGCTGGAAGAAGTGGGCAAGCAGTTCGACGTGACGCGCGAGCGCATCCGCCAGATCGAGGCAAAGGCATTGCGCAAGCTCAAGCATCCCTCGCGTTCCGACAAGCTGCGCAGCTTTATTGATACGCTCTGA
- a CDS encoding phasin family protein, producing the protein MALTSDQIIASHKANVETLFGLMTKAFEGVEKLVELNVTASKAALTEAAGTTQALLSVKDAQELLALQASLFQPLAEKTAAYSRHLYEIGQGTSAEFSRAFEVKASEAQQAFVGLVDSAAKNAPAGSETAVAVMKSAVAAANNAFESVQKAVKQATDVAEANFQAVSNTAVNAAKSTAQTAARKRA; encoded by the coding sequence ATGGCACTGACCTCTGACCAAATCATCGCCTCCCACAAGGCAAACGTCGAAACGCTGTTCGGCCTCATGACCAAGGCCTTCGAAGGCGTCGAGAAACTGGTGGAACTGAACGTCACCGCCTCCAAGGCTGCCCTGACGGAAGCCGCCGGCACCACGCAAGCGCTGCTGAGCGTCAAGGACGCGCAAGAACTGCTGGCCCTGCAAGCCAGCCTGTTCCAGCCCCTCGCCGAGAAGACCGCCGCCTACAGCCGCCACCTTTACGAAATCGGCCAAGGCACCAGCGCCGAATTCAGCAGGGCGTTCGAAGTCAAGGCCTCTGAAGCCCAGCAAGCGTTCGTCGGCCTGGTCGACAGCGCCGCGAAGAACGCCCCCGCCGGTTCGGAAACCGCCGTTGCCGTGATGAAGAGCGCCGTGGCCGCCGCCAACAACGCCTTCGAGTCGGTCCAGAAAGCCGTCAAGCAAGCCACGGACGTCGCCGAAGCCAACTTCCAGGCCGTCTCGAACACGGCCGTGAACGCCGCCAAGAGCACCGCCCAGACCGCTGCTCGCAAGCGCGCCTGA
- a CDS encoding 3-hydroxyacyl-CoA dehydrogenase, producing MQIEGKVFIVTGGASGLGEGTARMLAANGGKVVIADMQADKGETVAKDIGGVFVKCDVSQEADGQAAVAAAQKLGKLVGLVNCAGIAPAEKTVGKNGPHALAVFSKTVTVNLIGSFNMIRLAADAMSQNEPEATGERGVLISTASVAAYDGQIGQAAYSASKGGVVGMTLPIARDLARNGIRNMTIAPGIFGTPMLFGMPKEVQDALAASVPFPSRLGTPEDYAKLAKHIIENDMLNGEVIRLDGAIRLAPR from the coding sequence ATGCAGATCGAAGGCAAGGTTTTTATCGTCACCGGAGGAGCTTCGGGCCTCGGCGAAGGCACGGCGCGAATGCTGGCGGCCAACGGCGGCAAGGTGGTGATCGCCGACATGCAGGCGGACAAGGGCGAGACGGTCGCCAAGGACATCGGCGGCGTCTTCGTCAAGTGCGACGTGAGCCAGGAGGCCGACGGCCAAGCCGCGGTGGCCGCCGCCCAGAAGCTGGGCAAGCTGGTCGGCCTGGTCAATTGCGCCGGCATCGCACCTGCCGAAAAGACGGTCGGCAAGAACGGCCCGCATGCACTGGCTGTGTTCAGCAAGACCGTCACCGTAAACTTGATCGGCAGCTTCAACATGATCCGCCTCGCGGCCGACGCCATGAGCCAGAACGAGCCCGAGGCCACCGGCGAGCGCGGCGTGCTGATTTCCACCGCCTCGGTCGCGGCCTACGACGGCCAGATCGGCCAGGCCGCGTACAGCGCTTCGAAGGGCGGCGTGGTCGGCATGACGCTGCCGATCGCCCGCGACCTCGCGCGCAACGGCATCCGCAACATGACGATCGCCCCGGGCATCTTCGGTACGCCGATGCTGTTCGGCATGCCCAAGGAGGTCCAGGACGCCCTCGCCGCCAGCGTGCCTTTCCCTTCGCGCCTGGGTACGCCTGAGGACTACGCCAAGCTGGCGAAGCACATCATCGAGAACGACATGCTCAATGGCGAGGTGATCCGACTCGACGGCGCGATTCGGCTGGCGCCGCGCTGA
- a CDS encoding multidrug effflux MFS transporter, with protein sequence MNPDANKLWHAPRWALAVLLAVLGMLGPFSIDTYIPAFAGIAQTIGATPAEMQQTLSAYLFGFAFMNLFHGALSDSFGRRPVVLWGLAVFTIASLGCALSQTIGQLVFFRALQGLSTGAGIVVSRAVIRDMFPPADAQRVMSQVTIYFGVAPAIAPIIGGFLFVHLGWHSIFWFLVAVGVVLFGANWKLLPETLHHSQRQPFEVRHLMRGYWNLCSDPRFLLLALASGVPFNGMFLYVLAAPAFLGDHLALAPTQFFWFFLLTIGGIMAGAWASGRMAGKVAPKRQIRDGFLIMLLTSIANVIANALFTPHAAWALWPLAVFAFGWALMVPVVTLLVLDLHPERRGMASSLQAVIGSTANGIVAGLVAPLVMHSTLALALTSIGMMSIGLVAWGWLHGRWPEIGRRVAGEVA encoded by the coding sequence ATGAACCCCGACGCCAACAAACTCTGGCACGCGCCACGCTGGGCGCTGGCCGTGCTGCTGGCGGTGCTGGGCATGCTCGGGCCCTTCTCGATCGATACCTACATCCCGGCCTTCGCAGGCATCGCCCAGACCATCGGCGCAACGCCTGCCGAGATGCAGCAGACGCTCTCGGCCTACCTGTTCGGCTTCGCCTTCATGAACCTGTTCCACGGCGCGCTGTCCGACAGCTTCGGCCGCCGCCCGGTGGTGCTGTGGGGCCTGGCGGTGTTCACCATCGCCTCGCTGGGCTGCGCGCTCTCCCAGACCATCGGCCAGCTGGTGTTCTTCCGTGCGCTGCAGGGCCTGTCGACCGGTGCCGGCATCGTGGTTTCGCGTGCGGTGATCCGCGACATGTTTCCGCCGGCCGACGCACAGCGGGTGATGAGCCAGGTCACGATCTACTTCGGCGTCGCGCCGGCGATCGCGCCGATCATCGGCGGCTTCCTGTTCGTGCACCTGGGGTGGCACAGCATCTTCTGGTTCCTGGTCGCGGTAGGCGTGGTGCTGTTCGGCGCCAACTGGAAGCTGCTGCCCGAAACGCTGCACCACAGCCAGCGGCAACCCTTCGAAGTGCGCCACCTGATGCGCGGCTACTGGAACCTGTGCTCCGACCCGCGCTTCCTGCTGCTGGCGCTGGCCAGCGGCGTGCCCTTCAACGGCATGTTCCTCTACGTGCTCGCAGCGCCTGCCTTCCTCGGCGACCACCTGGCGCTCGCGCCCACGCAGTTCTTCTGGTTCTTCCTGCTGACCATCGGCGGCATCATGGCCGGTGCGTGGGCCAGCGGCCGCATGGCGGGCAAGGTGGCGCCCAAGCGGCAGATCCGCGACGGCTTCCTGATCATGTTGCTGACCTCGATCGCCAACGTGATCGCCAACGCCCTCTTCACGCCGCACGCAGCCTGGGCGCTGTGGCCGCTCGCGGTGTTCGCTTTCGGCTGGGCGCTGATGGTGCCGGTGGTCACGCTGCTGGTGCTCGACCTGCATCCCGAGCGCCGCGGCATGGCCTCTTCGCTGCAGGCCGTGATCGGCTCGACCGCCAACGGCATCGTGGCCGGCTTGGTCGCTCCGCTGGTCATGCATTCGACGCTGGCGCTGGCGCTGACCTCGATCGGGATGATGAGCATCGGCCTGGTGGCCTGGGGCTGGCTGCACGGCCGCTGGCCCGAGATCGGACGTCGGGTCGCCGGCGAGGTCGCCTGA
- a CDS encoding histone deacetylase family protein: MRAFYSGHFVLPLPPGHRFPMGRYVLLREQIERHLPGVEMLEAPRASDGELALAHTPQWIAAISDGSVDAQAMREIGFPWSEAMVERSRRSTGATIAACRAALAEGVSGNMAGGTHHAGADRGGGFCVFNDAAVAARLMQAEQGRRGRAALQVAVIDLDVHQGNGTARIFREDPSVFTLSIHGQKNFPFRKEASDLDVELPDGCGDADYLAALEHALDELDRRFSPGLVIYLAGADPFERDRLGRLKLSFDGLEARDRRVFDFAWQRRIPLAFAMAGGYASDIAETVQVQLATFRVAFDYWRRWQNAAARGHP, translated from the coding sequence ATGCGTGCTTTTTATTCGGGCCACTTCGTCTTGCCGCTGCCGCCCGGGCATCGGTTTCCGATGGGGCGCTACGTGTTGCTGCGCGAGCAGATCGAGCGGCACCTGCCCGGCGTCGAAATGCTCGAGGCGCCACGTGCCAGCGATGGCGAGCTCGCGTTGGCCCACACGCCGCAATGGATCGCGGCCATCAGTGACGGCAGTGTGGATGCCCAAGCCATGCGGGAGATCGGCTTTCCCTGGAGCGAAGCCATGGTGGAGCGCTCGCGCCGCTCGACCGGCGCCACCATCGCCGCCTGCCGCGCCGCGCTGGCCGAGGGCGTGTCCGGCAATATGGCCGGCGGCACCCACCATGCGGGCGCGGACCGGGGCGGCGGCTTCTGCGTGTTCAATGATGCCGCCGTCGCGGCGCGCCTCATGCAGGCGGAGCAGGGCCGGCGCGGCCGCGCGGCGTTGCAGGTGGCCGTGATCGATCTTGACGTGCATCAGGGCAACGGTACCGCGCGCATCTTTCGCGAGGACCCGAGCGTGTTCACGTTGTCGATCCATGGACAGAAGAACTTTCCCTTCCGCAAGGAGGCGAGCGACCTCGATGTCGAACTGCCAGACGGTTGTGGCGACGCCGATTACCTGGCGGCCCTCGAACATGCGCTCGACGAGCTCGACCGGCGCTTCTCCCCTGGCCTGGTGATCTACCTGGCGGGCGCCGACCCTTTCGAGCGCGACCGGCTGGGACGCCTCAAGCTGAGCTTCGATGGCCTGGAGGCGCGCGACAGGCGTGTTTTCGATTTCGCTTGGCAGCGCCGGATCCCGCTCGCGTTCGCGATGGCCGGCGGCTACGCCAGCGACATCGCCGAGACGGTGCAGGTGCAGCTCGCCACCTTCCGCGTGGCCTTCGACTACTGGCGGCGATGGCAGAATGCCGCGGCCAGAGGACACCCGTGA